One Methanobacterium sp. genomic region harbors:
- a CDS encoding flippase-like domain-containing protein: MKRFYVFAVSIALIILLVLWIGPVNIINAFKTAKWEWLLVALLIHLLVIEVRALRWGFIINKPFEIKNNYIVKTIGLFAGNFSPMRTAGEVLNALAGKKINKISLSEGLSAGLTERLFDFLIVAFLLIISSIWIENMRFVSIIGAIGSLIMVLLVYLVNWREDTSIWIYNKIHPVLCKLPINNETLDNIYLKFTEGLKGMTSHTNSFTTSKNLVFVSILAFMSWILECLRLYVVFYAFNVQISFTSVIIILILANIIGIASALPGGIGSIELSLTGLFALFGVPAVLGGSIALADRLVSFWMVSVLGIIFSSYYAKDILGEIKNYTLDIGVLKDE; this comes from the coding sequence TTAAAACTGCTAAGTGGGAATGGCTTTTGGTGGCTCTTTTAATTCACCTTCTGGTTATTGAAGTAAGGGCTCTTAGATGGGGATTTATAATAAATAAGCCTTTTGAAATTAAAAATAATTATATTGTTAAAACAATAGGGCTTTTTGCAGGGAACTTTTCCCCAATGAGGACAGCAGGTGAAGTTCTAAACGCACTTGCAGGTAAAAAGATCAATAAAATATCCCTATCTGAAGGATTGTCCGCAGGATTAACTGAAAGACTCTTTGACTTTTTAATTGTGGCATTTCTTCTTATTATCTCTTCTATATGGATAGAAAACATGCGTTTCGTGTCTATTATAGGGGCTATTGGGTCTTTAATAATGGTACTGTTGGTATATCTTGTAAACTGGAGAGAAGACACCAGTATATGGATATATAATAAAATTCACCCGGTTTTATGTAAATTGCCCATTAATAATGAAACCCTGGACAATATATATCTCAAGTTTACAGAGGGGTTAAAAGGAATGACTAGTCATACAAATTCATTTACAACAAGTAAAAATTTAGTTTTTGTATCTATTTTAGCATTTATGTCGTGGATTTTAGAATGTCTCAGGCTCTATGTGGTATTTTATGCATTTAACGTTCAAATAAGTTTTACTTCAGTTATTATAATACTGATCCTGGCAAATATTATTGGAATAGCTTCTGCACTTCCCGGAGGGATAGGATCAATCGAATTATCCCTTACTGGACTTTTTGCACTTTTTGGAGTTCCAGCAGTGCTAGGTGGAAGTATAGCTCTTGCAGACAGGTTAGTTTCTTTCTGGATGGTTAGCGTACTGGGCATAATATTTTCATCTTATTATGCAAAGGATATACTGGGTGAAATTAAAAATTATACTTTAGATATAGGGGTTTTAAAGGATGAATAA
- a CDS encoding OB-fold nucleic acid binding domain-containing protein has translation MKDSQIFTVALIIAILGLSGMVLLSDKITPQEIKIKDLNKGMLDEDVSVVGLVEKIDKSPRSNTYFLQLRDGTGKTTAVVFDSVVLDLEKNNLTPLSFVNHRVKITGKVQQYNGNMELILNDGKSLKILV, from the coding sequence ATGAAAGATAGTCAAATTTTTACAGTAGCCTTGATAATTGCAATTTTGGGTTTATCCGGAATGGTACTGCTTTCAGACAAAATAACACCTCAAGAAATTAAGATAAAAGACCTAAACAAAGGAATGCTTGATGAAGATGTATCAGTTGTGGGCTTGGTCGAGAAAATAGATAAATCCCCAAGAAGCAATACTTATTTTTTACAGTTAAGAGATGGAACTGGGAAAACAACGGCTGTAGTATTTGATAGTGTAGTATTAGACCTTGAAAAGAATAATTTAACTCCACTGTCCTTTGTAAATCATAGGGTGAAAATAACAGGGAAAGTGCAGCAATATAATGGAAATATGGAGCTGATTTTAAATGATGGAAAATCCCTAAAAATACTTGTTTAA